In Vibrio lentus, a single genomic region encodes these proteins:
- a CDS encoding DUF3549 family protein encodes METIHTLTQLLKNSGCQYDIYDLGRRIQKIDNTLFSDVEQGKQPYPFPLQKQAHLAISYWNEHKQPWIWFLKFKLDERGLLHQGDVGNFLKFVIEAMGTRLNGDISEEQQQKLSNNPYTFKPSEDKMAVFHSQVRAGLDLATSQYYEHAQHYFTGELGWDNWKTVGLQGITDMCARLGSQQNGVSIRKAINKLPSEPLYATLGALEHTQINDKLAQRLQELAENEIASKEPDLFLLSALVRALSGAEQGIANNIINQVLASPRLSHQEVLIGLAGRSWHALQDPAIAEQFLLRLAQTGNQNLFNQLFADLVMIPTLRMVFLPLLNSNPSPELANALIELQQAAKSQ; translated from the coding sequence ATGGAAACGATTCACACGCTCACTCAGTTGCTAAAGAATAGCGGTTGCCAATACGATATCTACGACCTCGGTCGCCGTATCCAGAAGATCGACAACACCCTATTCTCTGATGTTGAGCAGGGGAAACAGCCATACCCGTTTCCACTTCAAAAACAAGCTCACTTAGCGATTAGCTACTGGAACGAACACAAGCAACCTTGGATCTGGTTCCTAAAATTCAAACTCGATGAAAGAGGCTTACTGCATCAAGGGGATGTGGGTAATTTTCTTAAGTTTGTTATCGAAGCAATGGGCACGCGTTTGAACGGTGATATCAGCGAAGAGCAACAACAAAAGCTGTCAAACAACCCTTATACCTTCAAGCCTTCTGAAGACAAAATGGCCGTATTCCATAGCCAAGTAAGAGCAGGTTTAGACCTCGCGACGAGCCAATATTACGAGCACGCTCAACATTACTTCACGGGTGAGCTTGGTTGGGATAACTGGAAAACGGTTGGACTACAAGGCATCACTGATATGTGTGCTCGCCTAGGCAGCCAACAAAACGGTGTGTCAATTCGCAAAGCCATCAATAAGCTGCCATCAGAACCGCTATACGCGACGCTAGGTGCGCTTGAGCATACACAAATCAATGACAAACTCGCGCAACGCTTACAAGAGCTTGCGGAGAATGAGATCGCAAGCAAAGAGCCTGACTTGTTCTTACTTTCAGCTTTGGTTCGTGCCCTTTCCGGTGCAGAACAAGGGATCGCGAATAACATCATTAACCAAGTTCTCGCTAGTCCACGCTTGAGCCACCAAGAAGTGTTGATTGGTTTAGCAGGTCGCAGCTGGCATGCGCTACAAGACCCTGCGATTGCTGAGCAATTCTTGTTACGTCTCGCACAAACGGGTAATCAAAACCTGTTCAATCAGTTATTTGCAGATTTAGTGATGATTCCGACACTAAGAATGGTATTTTTACCCTTGTTGAATTCGAACCCATCACCTGAGCTCGCAAACGCATTGATTGAGTTACAACAAGCGGCTAAGTCTCAATAA
- a CDS encoding DUF3461 family protein, with the protein MYPNLTGLGIHEPKQIERYSLRQEAHKDILKIYFRKQKGELFAKSVKFKYPRQVKSVLVSGGNNQYKEVTEINRNLTLVIDELNKITKPIPTAEVDVKQKILTDLRHLEKVVSSKIAEIEADLEKLK; encoded by the coding sequence ATGTATCCAAACCTCACTGGCTTAGGTATCCACGAACCTAAACAGATTGAACGTTACTCCCTTCGCCAAGAAGCTCACAAAGATATTCTTAAGATTTACTTCCGTAAACAGAAAGGCGAACTGTTCGCGAAAAGCGTTAAGTTTAAGTATCCACGACAAGTAAAAAGTGTGCTTGTTAGCGGTGGCAACAATCAATACAAAGAAGTGACCGAGATTAACCGTAATCTCACACTTGTAATTGATGAGCTCAATAAGATCACCAAGCCGATTCCAACCGCAGAAGTCGATGTGAAACAGAAAATTCTTACTGACTTGCGTCACCTAGAGAAAGTGGTATCGAGCAAGATCGCAGAGATCGAAGCGGATCTAGAAAAGCTAAAATGA
- the ykgO gene encoding type B 50S ribosomal protein L36: MKVVKSLKSAKSRHPDCQIVKRRGRHYVICKSNPRFKAVQK; the protein is encoded by the coding sequence ATGAAAGTTGTTAAATCACTTAAAAGTGCGAAAAGCCGTCACCCAGATTGCCAGATCGTTAAGCGCAGAGGGCGTCATTATGTGATCTGCAAATCCAATCCAAGATTTAAAGCGGTTCAAAAATAA
- the tsaA gene encoding tRNA (N6-threonylcarbamoyladenosine(37)-N6)-methyltransferase TrmO, whose amino-acid sequence MYSIEPIGFIESPYKEKFAVPRQPRLVPTSTSRVRLADAANCVESVRDIEQFSHVWLLFLFDKNLEAGWKPTVRPPRLGGNERIGVFASRATFRPNGIGMSAVELKGVSQEKGQTWLDLGSVDLVDGTPIIDIKPYIPYSDSIPDARGGFAADEPEVLDVNFSQQAQSKLSGHPQARHIIQVIKEVLGQDPRPAYKKGKPDSKEYAVNLFDLNVKFVVETLFINVTDIERF is encoded by the coding sequence ATGTACTCCATTGAACCTATTGGCTTTATAGAGTCTCCCTATAAAGAGAAGTTCGCGGTACCAAGGCAGCCTAGATTGGTGCCAACATCCACCTCAAGAGTCAGGCTGGCTGACGCAGCGAATTGTGTTGAGTCTGTTCGTGATATTGAACAATTTAGCCATGTGTGGTTGTTGTTTTTGTTCGATAAGAACCTTGAGGCAGGCTGGAAACCAACAGTGAGACCACCTCGCCTTGGCGGGAATGAACGCATTGGTGTATTCGCATCGCGTGCCACTTTTAGGCCGAATGGAATTGGCATGTCTGCGGTTGAACTCAAAGGGGTATCCCAAGAAAAGGGACAAACTTGGTTGGACTTGGGCAGTGTTGATCTCGTTGACGGCACACCTATCATCGACATCAAACCTTATATCCCCTACTCGGATTCGATTCCCGATGCACGAGGAGGGTTTGCTGCCGATGAACCTGAAGTGTTAGATGTAAACTTCTCGCAGCAAGCTCAAAGTAAGCTGTCTGGTCACCCGCAGGCGCGCCATATCATTCAGGTGATCAAAGAAGTGTTAGGCCAAGATCCACGACCCGCCTATAAGAAAGGCAAGCCAGACAGTAAAGAATATGCGGTAAATTTGTTCGATCTTAACGTGAAATTCGTTGTTGAAACGCTTTTCATCAATGTTACCGACATTGAACGCTTTTGA
- a CDS encoding tellurite resistance TerB family protein produces the protein MDIKSLLNQALKSDLVKQGTQKLSQGSSSLSSLSKGSNSNGKSSSKSTLGAFGAGAVGGGLLGALMGSKKTKKMGKKAAGIGGAAALGALAYKVYNDYQSKQGQTPNTEQAQFDESDSNHSVLILRSMIAASKADGHVDEEEMAKIEQAVENMGADYQLTKLVSEELHKPLDPSEIAQLATSPQQASEIYLASLIVADEQNFMEKAYLKELAKQLNLADEVTYQLEQQISN, from the coding sequence ATGGATATCAAAAGCTTACTTAACCAAGCACTTAAGTCAGATCTCGTTAAACAAGGCACTCAGAAGCTTTCCCAAGGATCTTCGAGTTTAAGTAGCCTCTCTAAAGGCAGTAACAGCAATGGCAAGAGTAGCAGTAAAAGCACACTTGGAGCCTTCGGCGCAGGCGCAGTTGGCGGCGGACTCTTAGGTGCGTTAATGGGATCTAAGAAGACTAAGAAGATGGGTAAGAAAGCAGCTGGGATTGGTGGCGCAGCGGCACTGGGTGCTCTGGCTTATAAGGTCTACAACGATTACCAATCGAAACAAGGCCAAACACCGAATACCGAACAAGCTCAATTTGATGAGAGCGATTCAAACCATAGCGTACTGATTCTAAGATCGATGATTGCTGCGTCCAAAGCCGACGGGCATGTTGATGAAGAAGAGATGGCTAAGATTGAACAAGCCGTCGAGAACATGGGCGCAGATTATCAGCTGACTAAATTGGTGTCGGAAGAATTGCACAAGCCACTCGATCCAAGCGAAATAGCTCAATTAGCAACGTCACCTCAACAAGCGAGTGAGATCTACTTAGCCTCTTTGATTGTGGCCGACGAGCAGAACTTTATGGAAAAGGCTTACCTCAAAGAGTTAGCAAAGCAGCTTAACCTTGCTGATGAAGTGACTTATCAGCTTGAACAGCAGATCTCTAATTAA
- a CDS encoding YaiI/YqxD family protein: MKIWVDADACPKVIRETIVRAAERTGVECTFVANHLVPVPKRNNIHSIQVPSGFDIADDEIVKRTEPGDLVITSDIPLADEVITKGALALSSRGELYTKETIKARLNIRDFMDTMRSSGIQTGGPSTLSQTDRREFANHLDRLLAKR, from the coding sequence ATGAAGATATGGGTTGATGCGGACGCTTGTCCCAAGGTTATCCGAGAAACAATCGTACGCGCAGCTGAACGCACAGGGGTCGAATGTACCTTTGTCGCGAACCATTTGGTTCCCGTTCCCAAGCGTAACAACATTCACTCAATTCAAGTCCCAAGCGGATTTGATATTGCAGATGATGAAATCGTAAAACGCACTGAACCCGGCGATCTGGTGATTACCTCTGACATTCCTCTGGCTGACGAAGTGATCACCAAAGGTGCGCTTGCTTTAAGCTCTCGCGGCGAGCTTTACACCAAAGAGACTATTAAAGCGCGTCTCAACATTCGTGACTTTATGGATACTATGCGTTCAAGTGGTATTCAAACTGGCGGACCAAGCACCCTTTCTCAAACCGACCGTCGTGAGTTCGCAAACCACCTCGATCGCCTATTAGCAAAGCGCTAA
- a CDS encoding AbgT family transporter → MSSSASIKNNSPKKPIFTRFLDGVEYLGNLLPHPITLFAIFCVAILVSSGIAGYFEVSVMDPRPEGASGRAADGMIHVVSLLNAEGLQLIVTNLVKNFVGFAPLGTVLVAMLGVAIAEHSGLLSAAMRGMVMGASQRMVTVTVVFAGIISNTASELGYVVLIPLAAMLFHSLGRHPLAGLAAAFAGVSGGYSANLLIGTVDPLLSGITETAAQMLDPSYSVGPESNWYFMFVSTFFISIAGALVTEKIVEPKLGKYNDEDASEDLSNDSMGKLTAIEKKGLKLAGVAVLIVSALLAWTVVPADGVLRSEAGTISGSPFLKSIVAFIFVFFAIPGFVYGKVTGSMKNDRDVINAMATSMSSMGMYIVLVFFAAQFVAFFKWTNFGQVVAVGGATFLQDIGLTGPMLFFAFILMCGFINLMIGSASAQWAVTAPIFVPMLMLVGYAPETIQAAYRIGDSTTNIITPMMSYFGLILAVATRYMKNLGIGTLIATMLPYSMVFMFGWSILFYLWVFVFGLPVGPGAATYYTP, encoded by the coding sequence ATGAGTTCATCAGCTTCAATAAAAAACAACTCGCCAAAGAAACCTATTTTTACCCGCTTTCTCGATGGCGTTGAATATTTGGGGAACCTTTTACCCCACCCAATCACTCTTTTCGCAATCTTCTGTGTCGCAATCCTAGTTTCTTCAGGAATTGCTGGTTACTTCGAAGTATCTGTAATGGATCCTCGCCCAGAAGGTGCTAGCGGTCGTGCTGCTGATGGCATGATCCACGTTGTAAGCTTACTTAATGCTGAAGGCTTACAGCTCATCGTAACTAATCTAGTTAAGAACTTTGTTGGCTTTGCGCCACTTGGTACCGTGCTTGTTGCAATGCTAGGTGTTGCGATTGCTGAACACTCAGGTCTATTATCTGCGGCAATGCGCGGCATGGTAATGGGCGCATCTCAGCGCATGGTTACTGTAACCGTGGTATTTGCCGGTATTATCTCTAACACGGCTTCAGAGCTAGGTTACGTAGTACTTATCCCTCTTGCAGCAATGCTTTTCCACTCATTGGGTCGTCACCCATTAGCAGGTCTAGCGGCAGCATTTGCTGGTGTATCTGGTGGTTATTCTGCAAACCTACTTATCGGTACGGTTGATCCACTGCTTTCTGGTATCACAGAAACAGCAGCACAAATGCTTGATCCATCTTACTCTGTTGGCCCTGAATCAAACTGGTACTTCATGTTTGTTTCGACCTTCTTTATCTCGATTGCCGGTGCATTGGTAACAGAGAAGATTGTTGAACCTAAGTTAGGTAAATACAACGATGAAGACGCATCTGAAGATCTTTCAAATGACTCGATGGGTAAACTTACTGCTATTGAGAAGAAAGGCCTTAAGCTAGCGGGTGTTGCTGTATTAATCGTGAGTGCACTTTTAGCTTGGACTGTGGTTCCTGCTGACGGTGTTCTGCGTTCAGAGGCAGGTACGATTTCAGGTTCTCCATTCCTGAAAAGTATCGTCGCGTTTATCTTTGTATTCTTTGCGATTCCTGGTTTTGTTTACGGCAAAGTTACTGGTTCAATGAAGAATGACCGTGATGTGATTAATGCAATGGCAACGTCTATGTCTTCAATGGGCATGTACATTGTTCTTGTATTCTTTGCTGCACAGTTTGTTGCTTTCTTTAAGTGGACTAACTTTGGTCAAGTGGTCGCTGTAGGCGGCGCAACATTCCTTCAGGATATCGGCCTAACGGGTCCAATGTTGTTCTTCGCATTTATCCTAATGTGTGGCTTCATTAACCTGATGATCGGTTCAGCTTCTGCACAGTGGGCAGTAACCGCGCCAATCTTCGTTCCAATGCTAATGCTAGTAGGCTACGCACCTGAAACGATTCAAGCGGCTTACCGTATCGGTGATTCAACAACCAACATCATTACACCAATGATGAGCTACTTCGGTCTTATTCTTGCCGTAGCAACTCGCTACATGAAGAACCTAGGTATCGGTACACTGATCGCGACAATGTTGCCTTACTCAATGGTATTCATGTTCGGTTGGAGCATCTTGTTCTACCTATGGGTATTCGTATTCGGTCTACCAGTAGGTCCAGGCGCTGCAACGTACTACACGCCTTAG
- a CDS encoding YaeP family protein — MKVYDCCDLVRELYSQIGSGDQGYIPKAITCAVKTLNDLAADESLPKEARDRAAFAAANLLISDFED; from the coding sequence ATGAAAGTATACGATTGTTGTGATTTGGTGCGTGAACTGTATTCTCAAATTGGCAGTGGCGACCAAGGCTATATCCCTAAAGCGATCACTTGCGCTGTAAAAACATTGAATGACCTTGCTGCGGATGAATCCCTTCCTAAAGAAGCAAGAGATCGCGCTGCATTTGCCGCAGCTAACCTATTGATCTCAGATTTCGAGGACTAA
- a CDS encoding MipA/OmpV family protein, which translates to MIRRIALSLSIVFGSTQLSFADEDFADEHFADQEYGIIGGSITYGESVFSTKSAPQFGATPNLFYSGPKGFIDGSLANWQLLPYVGLSGNWRFAEVSDTFVDLPNGIQDRDGNGELGITLGTVGARLTYLHDVTSEHDGYEVQLHLGRTLETWTQPFTITPYLEVDYRDKKLSNHLYGISNTESSASGLNQFDAGSTFVYQAGLIGLYEFTSTWIGIARADLIHHDSDSALIQRDVGWSFELGVTYRFAGL; encoded by the coding sequence ATGATTCGTCGAATCGCCCTCTCGCTATCCATTGTTTTTGGCAGCACCCAACTTTCTTTTGCTGATGAAGACTTTGCCGATGAACACTTTGCTGATCAAGAGTACGGAATCATCGGAGGCAGCATCACCTATGGTGAAAGTGTTTTCTCGACTAAAAGTGCCCCTCAATTTGGCGCGACACCCAACCTATTCTATTCAGGTCCAAAAGGCTTTATCGATGGTAGCTTAGCCAATTGGCAACTGCTGCCTTACGTAGGGCTATCTGGAAATTGGCGCTTTGCTGAAGTGTCAGACACCTTCGTTGACCTACCTAACGGCATTCAAGACAGAGATGGGAATGGAGAACTGGGGATAACCTTAGGAACAGTAGGCGCACGCCTCACCTACTTACACGATGTAACTTCAGAACATGATGGCTACGAAGTTCAGCTTCACTTAGGCAGAACGTTAGAAACCTGGACGCAGCCATTCACCATTACGCCCTACCTAGAAGTCGATTATCGAGACAAGAAACTGTCCAATCACCTGTATGGTATTTCTAACACCGAGTCATCAGCTTCGGGACTAAACCAGTTTGATGCGGGCTCAACCTTTGTCTATCAAGCAGGGTTAATCGGGCTTTATGAGTTCACGTCAACTTGGATTGGTATCGCTCGAGCAGACCTAATTCATCATGACAGCGACAGCGCGTTGATACAACGAGACGTGGGCTGGTCATTCGAACTAGGCGTTACCTATAGGTTTGCGGGATTGTAA
- a CDS encoding proline--tRNA ligase translates to MRTSNYLLSTLKETPNDAEVISHQLMLRAGMIRKLASGLYTWLPTGLRVLRKVENIVRQEIDNAGAVEILMPVVQPFELWEETGRSEKMGPELLRFTDRHSRPFVLSPTAEEVVTSLVRNEISSYKQLPLNLYQIQTKFRDERRPRFGVMRAREFSMMDAYSFDIDKEGLEKSYQAMHDAYCKAFDRMGLEYRPVLADSGAIGGSGSQEFHVLAESGEDLIAFSSESDYAANIEKAEALAPTEEVAAPTQEMELVDTPNAKTIAELVEQHGLAIEKTVKTLFVKASDEVEADIIALIVRGDHELNEVKAENLPQIASPLEMASEEEIRALVGAGPGSLGPVGLELPFIVDRSVAVMSDFGAGANVDGKHYFGINWGRDVELAQVEDLRNVVEGDLSPCGQGTIQLKRGIEVGHIFQLGNTYSKAMNCNVLGPDGKSVILEMGCYGIGVSRVVASAIEQNHDKFGITWPDALAPFQVAIVPMNMHKSERVKEAAEKLYAELTAMGIEVLFDDRKERPGVMFKDIELVGIPHTIVIGDRSMDEGNFEYKNRRTGDKEAIAMDTVIEHLKAQLA, encoded by the coding sequence ATGCGTACCAGTAACTACCTTCTTTCTACTCTGAAAGAGACTCCAAACGACGCAGAAGTTATCAGCCACCAGCTGATGCTACGTGCAGGTATGATCCGTAAGCTAGCTTCAGGTTTATATACTTGGCTACCTACTGGTCTACGTGTACTGCGTAAAGTCGAAAATATCGTTCGCCAAGAGATCGATAATGCAGGTGCCGTTGAAATCTTGATGCCCGTAGTTCAACCGTTTGAGCTTTGGGAAGAGACTGGCCGTTCTGAAAAGATGGGTCCTGAGCTACTTCGTTTCACAGACCGTCATTCTCGTCCGTTTGTTCTTAGCCCAACAGCAGAAGAAGTGGTAACGAGCCTAGTACGTAACGAGATCAGCTCTTACAAACAGCTTCCTCTAAATCTGTACCAAATCCAGACTAAATTCCGTGATGAACGCCGCCCTCGTTTTGGCGTAATGCGTGCACGTGAATTCTCTATGATGGATGCGTACAGCTTTGATATCGATAAAGAAGGCTTAGAAAAGTCTTACCAAGCGATGCACGATGCTTACTGTAAAGCATTCGACCGCATGGGTCTTGAGTACCGTCCAGTATTGGCAGACTCTGGCGCAATCGGTGGCAGCGGCTCTCAAGAGTTCCACGTTCTTGCTGAAAGCGGCGAAGACCTAATCGCATTCTCTTCAGAATCTGATTACGCAGCGAACATCGAGAAAGCAGAAGCACTAGCTCCTACTGAAGAAGTTGCAGCGCCAACTCAAGAGATGGAACTGGTTGATACGCCAAACGCAAAAACTATCGCAGAACTTGTAGAGCAACACGGTCTAGCAATCGAGAAGACAGTTAAGACTCTATTCGTTAAAGCATCTGATGAAGTAGAAGCAGATATCATTGCTCTAATCGTCCGTGGCGACCACGAGCTTAACGAAGTGAAAGCAGAAAACCTTCCACAGATTGCTTCTCCACTAGAGATGGCCTCTGAAGAAGAAATCCGTGCACTTGTTGGTGCAGGTCCTGGTTCACTTGGCCCTGTTGGCCTAGAGCTACCATTCATCGTTGACCGCTCTGTTGCTGTAATGAGCGACTTCGGCGCTGGCGCAAACGTAGACGGTAAGCACTACTTCGGTATTAACTGGGGTCGTGACGTTGAGCTTGCTCAAGTTGAAGACCTACGTAACGTTGTTGAAGGTGACCTTAGCCCATGTGGTCAAGGTACTATCCAACTTAAGCGCGGTATCGAAGTTGGTCACATCTTCCAGCTAGGTAATACTTACTCTAAAGCAATGAACTGTAACGTGCTTGGTCCTGATGGTAAGAGCGTAATCCTAGAAATGGGTTGTTACGGTATCGGTGTTTCACGTGTTGTTGCATCAGCTATCGAACAAAACCACGATAAGTTCGGTATCACTTGGCCAGACGCACTAGCGCCGTTCCAAGTTGCTATCGTACCAATGAACATGCACAAATCTGAGCGCGTTAAAGAAGCAGCTGAGAAGCTATACGCTGAATTAACGGCTATGGGTATCGAAGTACTATTCGATGACCGTAAAGAACGCCCAGGTGTTATGTTTAAAGATATCGAGCTAGTGGGTATCCCTCACACTATCGTTATCGGTGATCGCAGCATGGACGAAGGTAACTTCGAATACAAAAACCGTCGTACAGGTGATAAAGAAGCTATCGCAATGGACACGGTTATCGAGCACCTTAAAGCTCAGCTGGCTTAG
- the truC gene encoding tRNA pseudouridine(65) synthase TruC produces the protein MLEIIYQDEYFVAVNKPAGMLVHRSWLDKHETQFVMQTLRDQIGQHVFPLHRLDRPTSGVLVFALSSEVASEVMPMFANHEMQKTYHAIVRGWIEEGDTLDYALKVELDKIADKFAKEDKEPQEAVTVYEPLAKVEVPYSTGRFPTSRYCLIEMMPKTGRKHQLRRHMAHLRHPIVGDTSHGDGKHNRLFRDDLDSHRLLLHASELRFIHPFTKKELVMKANLDETWLKLFETFEWDTSLVNAEACLSK, from the coding sequence ATGTTAGAGATCATTTATCAAGATGAGTATTTTGTCGCGGTGAATAAGCCTGCGGGTATGCTAGTGCATCGCTCATGGTTGGATAAACACGAGACTCAGTTTGTGATGCAGACACTGCGTGACCAAATTGGTCAGCACGTCTTTCCTCTGCATCGTTTAGACCGACCTACATCTGGTGTGTTGGTGTTTGCACTGTCAAGTGAGGTTGCCTCTGAGGTGATGCCGATGTTCGCCAACCACGAGATGCAAAAAACCTATCATGCGATTGTGCGTGGGTGGATAGAAGAGGGCGATACGCTCGATTATGCGCTTAAGGTTGAACTGGATAAAATAGCCGATAAGTTCGCGAAAGAAGATAAAGAACCACAAGAAGCCGTCACCGTTTACGAGCCGTTAGCGAAAGTCGAAGTGCCGTATTCAACAGGCCGTTTTCCTACCAGTCGTTATTGCTTAATTGAGATGATGCCAAAGACAGGACGTAAACATCAACTGCGTCGTCATATGGCTCACCTAAGACACCCGATTGTAGGCGATACTTCACATGGTGATGGTAAACATAACCGATTGTTCCGTGACGATTTAGACTCGCACCGCCTGTTACTGCATGCTTCTGAATTGCGCTTCATCCATCCTTTCACTAAAAAAGAGTTAGTGATGAAGGCCAACCTAGATGAAACGTGGTTAAAGTTATTTGAAACCTTTGAGTGGGATACCAGCTTGGTGAATGCTGAAGCATGTTTGTCTAAGTAA
- a CDS encoding type B 50S ribosomal protein L31, producing MKPNIHPDYRTVVFHDTSVDEYFLIGSTLKTDRTIEWEDGNTYPYFTIEVSAKSHPFYTGKQRVLHKEGRVANFTRRFGQLGKGAK from the coding sequence ATGAAACCGAATATCCACCCTGACTACCGCACAGTGGTGTTCCACGACACCAGCGTTGATGAGTACTTCTTAATCGGCTCTACGCTGAAAACAGACCGCACTATCGAATGGGAAGATGGCAATACTTACCCTTATTTCACGATTGAAGTGTCTGCAAAATCGCATCCTTTCTATACGGGTAAACAGAGAGTGCTACATAAAGAAGGGCGTGTTGCCAACTTTACTCGTCGCTTTGGTCAATTAGGTAAGGGAGCTAAATAA
- a CDS encoding DUF3301 domain-containing protein translates to MIDNLLAILLLCFFCFLFWQQRRQSELAKAAIARKCKELDLQLLSVAFNGHKLKMRHELTTIWRWHTVYHFEFSALGDDLYQGKLTMVGFRSMRFELQPHRM, encoded by the coding sequence ATGATAGATAACTTATTGGCTATTTTGCTTCTGTGCTTCTTTTGCTTTCTATTTTGGCAGCAGCGCAGGCAATCCGAGCTTGCGAAAGCTGCCATTGCGAGAAAGTGTAAAGAGCTCGACCTACAATTATTAAGTGTCGCCTTCAACGGTCATAAACTTAAGATGCGCCATGAGCTCACGACCATTTGGCGCTGGCATACTGTGTACCATTTTGAATTTTCGGCGTTAGGTGATGACCTGTACCAAGGAAAACTGACCATGGTGGGTTTTCGCTCTATGCGGTTTGAGCTACAGCCTCATAGAATGTAA
- a CDS encoding GNAT family N-acetyltransferase yields the protein MTIATSRTLLVPYTEQLEHDFIKLNCCPINRAEMNGPHSIASAKHLFQEILNDNVGFCRAIIHNQTREYLGHLFVSSEEGKHELGFILDKEFWNQGLASEVLKPFFSLVCFEEHLTNVVATVNVGHNPSIKLLEKLGFAFKETKQDQFGPYHEYSYTAYCDVTFYEAVAQTA from the coding sequence ATGACGATAGCAACCTCAAGAACGCTGTTGGTACCTTATACCGAACAGTTAGAACATGACTTTATCAAGTTGAATTGCTGCCCCATTAATCGTGCTGAAATGAATGGGCCGCATTCTATTGCCTCTGCAAAACACCTATTTCAAGAAATACTGAACGACAACGTCGGTTTTTGCCGAGCCATTATCCATAACCAAACCCGCGAATACCTCGGGCATTTGTTTGTTTCGTCTGAAGAAGGGAAGCATGAACTGGGATTTATTCTGGACAAGGAATTTTGGAATCAAGGCCTTGCTAGTGAAGTGCTAAAACCTTTCTTTAGTTTGGTTTGTTTTGAAGAACACCTAACGAATGTTGTCGCGACCGTTAATGTTGGTCATAACCCATCGATTAAGTTACTTGAAAAGTTAGGCTTTGCATTTAAAGAGACCAAACAAGATCAGTTTGGCCCTTATCATGAGTATAGTTATACCGCGTATTGCGACGTTACATTCTATGAGGCTGTAGCTCAAACCGCATAG
- a CDS encoding YqcC family protein, whose translation MTAATKLPLLLQQLEQQMRQCSLWSTLPPSDEALASVEPFAIDSLQPEEWLQWIFIVKINAMMDAQMSLPKGFAIHPYFGEVWKNEAEKAELLVTILSIDEVCA comes from the coding sequence ATGACAGCAGCCACAAAGTTACCTCTTTTACTTCAACAATTAGAACAACAAATGCGCCAATGTTCTCTATGGAGTACTCTTCCGCCTTCGGATGAAGCTCTGGCGAGCGTTGAACCTTTCGCTATTGATTCACTACAACCTGAAGAGTGGTTGCAGTGGATCTTCATCGTTAAGATCAATGCAATGATGGATGCACAAATGAGCCTACCTAAAGGCTTTGCTATTCATCCTTATTTTGGTGAAGTGTGGAAAAATGAGGCAGAGAAAGCGGAATTGCTAGTGACGATTCTGAGCATTGATGAGGTATGCGCGTAA
- a CDS encoding DUF4250 domain-containing protein, with translation MNLANFEKMDPVMLMSIVNMKLRDDFGGDLDRVVNFYEIDKAALIAKLASAGFEYLPEAKQFR, from the coding sequence ATGAACCTCGCTAACTTTGAAAAGATGGATCCTGTGATGTTGATGAGCATCGTCAACATGAAACTGCGTGACGACTTCGGTGGTGATTTGGATCGAGTGGTCAACTTCTACGAAATCGATAAAGCCGCATTGATCGCTAAACTCGCGTCTGCTGGTTTTGAGTATCTTCCAGAAGCCAAACAGTTTCGATAA